The genomic stretch TGCGGAAATGATCCTCCGTTCACCGATGAAATCGCAATGTCGGATATTGATAGATTCTGTGCATCTAAAAAAGGCCTGAATCCGTGGGCCTACGGCCGGGGTATTTGTTCCGTGCGGCAAATAGTCCTCGTCCATGGGGGCAGATTTGCCGACGGCGCCCGTCCATGGGCGCCTCACTCCACAAATACCCCGGCCGTAGGCTTATGCTGTGAAATCGAAAGGTTGAGTGCATATCTCACGGATTCAGGGAAAAGACCAAACGGGGTTACAGGCCAACGGGACAAAACCGATGCACCATGCCTCTTTCTTTATCTCCTGCGATCACCTCCCTTGCTCGTCCAGATAGCAGGACCTCGTCTGGAGGGGACGAATCCGCCAGACCTTCACATACAAGGTTTATATCATCTGTCCTTGACTTAGATCAAATTGTAGGGGCCGCTTCGGCCCTTCCCTCGCTCCAGTGATTGCTCCCCGTGCCTTTCGGAGGCATAGTAGGCTTGTGTCAGATCCGTCTCTTAAGAATGACGGATATCCTTTCCCCGGGAGTCTTGCCCCGTGCGCATCCTTATCGTCACCGACGCGTGGACCCCGCAGGTGAACGGCGTTGTGAGGACCCTCTCTTCCACCATCCAAGAGCTTGAACGCATGGGGCATGAGGTCAAGGTCATTGAACCCGGAGGGTTTCCCAGCATTCCCTGCCCCACGTACCCCGAGATCCGGCTCGCCCTCGCCTCGCCCCGGCAGGTCCATCGGATGATAACCATGATTCGGCCTGACGCCGTCCACGTAGCCACGGAAGGCCCGCTGGGCATTGCAGCCCGCATAGGGTGCGCACGGGCCGGCATCCCTTTCACTACCTCTTTTGCGACCCGATTCCCGGACTACATCCATGCCCGGTTCAGGATCCCGCCCACCTTCACGTTCAAGCTCCTGCGCTGGTTCCACTCCCCTTCCCAAGCGGTCATGGTGGCGACTGAGGCCCTTCGCCTGGAGCTCGAGGGTCAAGGCATGCGAAACGTCGTCCTTTGGGGCCGAGGGGTGGACACGGAACTCTTCCGCCCGAGGACCAAGGCCTTTCTGGATGCCCCGCGCCCCATCCTACTCTACGTGGGCAGGGTCGCCGTAGAAAAGAACATCACCGCGTTTCTCGACCTTCCGTTAAAGGGCACGAAATACGTGGTGGGAGACGGACCGCAGCTTCACAAGCTCAAAAGGTCATACCCGGATGTCCGGTTCGTGGGAGCGCGGCACGGAGAGGAGCTCGCGCGATACTACGCAGCGGCAGACGTCTTGGTAATGCCGAGCCTGACCGAGACCTTTGGGCTCGTCATGCTCGAGGCCCTCGCTTCTGGGGTCCCGGTGGCGGCCTACCCGGCCCAGGGCCCAAAGGCCGTATTGGGGGACTCGGGGGCCGGATGCCTGGACAATGACCTTGCCCGCGCAGTAGAGCAGGCCATCACCATTCCACCAGAGCGATGCCGCGAACATGCCAAGCGCTATTCCTGGGAGGCGGTCACCCGGAGATTCATTGCAAACCTGGCCCCGGTAGGACCCAGGCAAGCGGCATCGGCTATTTTCTGATCCACCTGCCGTCAGGTGTCCGAATGAAGCTCCCTTGCGCAGTGCGCGCGATGGCCTTCTCTCCCGCAAGCACCGCCACCTGCTCAACAGTGATGCCGTTTTTGCGGGCGATGTCCTCATAAGCAGCGCGTCGCTTCTTGTTGATGTCAGCGACGAGCGCCACTACCTCAGGCGTGGCCTTTACCACTCCGAGGTAGCCGTCTGGCTGCTCTCCCACCAGACCTTGGGCCTTGGCCTGTTCCAGATCAAGGGCGTAAACAATGGCAGGGGTCACCCAGACACCAATGGCGAGAAACATTATGAGAAGGATCTCTCCTGCGAACTTCATGATCTGTCTCCTTCCAACATCCATGGAATGTACATCCGGCATTGCGATTTAACCGGATCAGGCTGGCGGTCAGGGTGTTTGTGGGCGAAACAAAGGCCCCCAAAAGGTCGCCGACCCACTCCAGCCCTTGCTAAAAGAGGTCGCCTTGCTCCTTGAACAACGTATCGAGTTCCTTATCCACCTTGAGGCGGATCTCGTGGTCGATCTTGACATTCAGATTGATGGTGATCGGCTCTTTGGGCGCCTCCAGGGCCACCCTGGGCGAACAACTGGTGATGGCCACCAGGACGGCGGCAAGCAGGGCACAATATATCATGAAAGGACTCCCTGGATGTCTCAAGGTTTTGTACGCCGCAACACACCTTCAGTAACCTCCTGGCCCATGCGCAGACAGCGCAAAAGATCAAAAAGGTTTTCCCGATGTGTGTAGTTAAGGACCACGGGGATATTTCCCCGAGATGGATTGTAACCCTTGACGGTGAATCGTGCATCGACCCAACCGTCGGGCGGCATGTCCATCCGGGCCTCGAGTGATTCGACATGGAGGGTGCTCAAGGTGTCAAGGGCGACCCTCAGGGCCGCGTTGGCTTCGGCCATTTCCCACGCACCCGTCCCCGGGGGGATGCGCAAGGTCAGCGGACCTTTGTTTCGAAACCAGGCCTTTCTGACGGCCACCCCCTGCGCATCCACCCGGACCGGCACCTCTCCTTCGAGACGGCCGGCAAGCTCCACCACGGGCCGTTCCTGAAGGAAAGCAAACTGGGATAGATCGATGTCAGCGGCCTCAATCGTCTCGAAATCCCTTGCCGGATAGGTCAGACGGGCCCCGGAAAACGTCCCGCCCAGGGCACTCGCTCTCAGCCCGTTCAATTCCCATCGACCATCCACATAGCTCCAGCTGCCCGCTATGTCGGTGATGTCCCTGCCAAGCCCCACGCGACTTATGGAAAAAGGCCGGGTTCCTGTCAGCCGAAGTCTTCCCTGTGAAAAATCCATTCGACCCGCCAGGAAAACGCCTTGGATGCTGATTCCACCCATGTCGAAAGAGCCGTCCTCAAGCCGAAAATCGACCGCAACCTCACATGATGCGCCCAACTTCCACGTGCCCTCTGCACCCAGCGACCCGGACCGCGCGATGATATTCAGCCCCTGGGCCATGCCTGTGACTACTGGGGACTGGAGATTGAATGCTCCCCTGGGCTCAGGGCCGTCGAGGCGGGCTGAAACCTGCGCGCGCGTCCCCCACATAGGGACATAGAGGGCCATGTCCCCCTTCATTCCGTCAAGTTTCAGCTCCCCTTTTACTGATGGCAGGATCCATCGCGGGGACAAGACGCCCGAGGCGTTGAGCTCAAGACGCCCCTTGAGACCATCCGTTCCGAGGTGCACCTCGGTGAGAGGCCGCATGTTCACCGGACGGACCAGGATATTGCCGATGAGCCCCTCCTCCAATGCAATCCGTCCTCCGGTGGAAAAGACCATGGATTCACCTTCCAGACGCCACGGCAGATGAAGGGAGATCCCGCCGCCCTTCGCGAATGGCCAGAGACCGCCTTGCGCATGAAGTACGCCGCTCCAGGCGGCTGCTTCCCGCTGAAAGGTGAGGGTGCCGTCAAACGGCCGTCCGTGCACATGGCCTTTGAGCCCTGCCGTACCGTGCCGGTCCGGCCCGAGCAGGCCCGAGGCCGGAAGCTCGAGTACAAGGGCCGAATCCGGTCCGATTGCGGAAAGGTTGGCCGTCCCGGCCTTCCGAACCACCAAGGAACCTGCGCCAAGGCCCACCTCGCCTTCCCACCTGGCCTCGATGTCGAGCCGGCCCTTCGGACCTTCAGCCGCCAGATCGACCCGTATCTCCTCTACGGCATCGAATGTCTTAGAGGCCGCAAATACGTGTCCGGCCCGGACCGTCCAGCCTCCGGCAAACCCCACTGGAGAGACCAATGCACCACGTACCCGCCAGCCTCCTGCATCCAGGTCCATCTCCATATCCGCATCTGCCGCAGCCCCTCCTTCGACCCTTCCGGCACCCCGAAGCGCGAGGGCCATGCGCCCGGTCCACCCATCGCGATGGAACCGCCCGCTCCCTGTAAACACGGCTTGCCCCGACATGTGTGCATGCACCTCAGCAAGGGAAAAGACACCATCCACCTGCCACCCTCCGCCTTCAAGATCCATCTGGGCATCCAGACGCCCTCCCTGCTGCTCTGCATGAAGACCCCACCTCCCTCCTCCCTGATGGATATTTATTGCGAGCGGCGGCACGGAGGGCAGGAATAATTGCCCTATGGAGACGTCCATGGGAGGAAGATACGAGAGTCGATCAAGGACCTTTCCCCAATCCACATCGCCCCCACTCGGACTGGAACGCCCTTCCAGGGCCTTCAGTTCCCAGCGAAGTGGATAGAGACCCGTGAGCCGAAGCCCTTCTGCTCGAACAAGGACGCGATCGCCCTCCATCCATTCCAAGACCCCGATAGCCGGCCCGTCCTGCCAGAAAGGACGTTCAACCCGAATCGGAAGCGTTTTGGACAGGAACCATAGCGCCATAATCGGCAAGAAAGGGAGGATAAGCAGCAAAAACCGCCAGGGCCGGCGTGATTTTTTGTGAACGAACACCTGAAAAACCCTTGGCCCGCAGGACCGGTCACCGGATGGCCGAAAGCAGCCGGATCGATCCCAGAACAAAGAGTGCCGATGCCCACGCCTTTGCGTACGGTATCCCGAGGGCGAGGAGGAAAAAGGCGCACATGATGATAAGGATCCCGGACACCAGGGGCCGGAGAGATGCCCTCACCCAGTCCGAGACGATCTCCAGGGTCTCGGGGGAGATCCGAATATATTGATTACCATCGCTCAGATTCGCTAGAAGGGTCTTTGCTCGGTGGACCGTCAGGGGAAGGTCCATGGCCTCTTGGAGTGCGGCATGTACGAGGCTGGTCTCAGCCCCAAGCGCCCTTGGAAGATTCTTCACAAGGATAGGGAGGATGTCCTTCACCCCGTTGAAATTTTCTTTATAGACGGTTCCGAGTCCCTCTACCAGGGAGCTTGCCCGGGTCACATAGACCACCTCAGGGGGGAGCTTGAATGGAAAGATCCGCATGGATGCGAGGACCTCGAAGGCGAGCTCCTGCATGGATGCAGAGGTAAGGTGCTCGCTCGAAAAGATGTCGAACATGCGTTCGGAAAACTCGTACATGACCGCATCCGGGGCAGAGGCCGAGACCACGCCGAGCCTCTTGCAGGCGGCGATATAGCGCTCATAGTCCCGTTCGTGGGCGGATTTTGCCATCTCGATCATGGCGATACGCGTCCCGCTCGAGATCCTCTTCACCATGCCGAAATCGAGGAAGACCAGGGTCCCGTCCTCGCGGACGAGGATGTTTCCGGGATGGGGATCAGAGTGGAAAAAACCTCGTATGAGCATCTGCTCCGTATAGAACAGTACGAGGCGCCGGACGATCTCCTCCCCCGAAATCCCAAGGCGTTCCACGGCCTCCCTGTCATCTATCCTCACTCCCTGCTCAAAGGTCATGACGAGGACATGGGAGTTGGAGTACTCTTCATAAAAGCCGGGAAAGGCGATTCCCTCACATTGATATTCTTTGCGAAATTTTTTGAGATTCTCGAGTTCTATCTGGAGATCCGCCTCACGGACGATCATGGCTGAGAACTCGGAGATGACCGCGTCGATGGAGTTTCGCGTCTGGTTGGAGAGAAAGGGACGCAAGACGTAAAGGATGGCTGAGAGTATGGAGATGTCATCCTGGATGAGCCTTTCCACCCCCCAACGCCGAAGCTTTACAGCGACCTCGGTGCCGTCTGCAAGAAAGGCCCGATGGACCTGGCCGATGGTGGCGCTTGCTATGGGCGTTTCTTCAAAGGACCTAAAGGGCGGGGTCTTGCCGAACGCAGCCTTCATGGAGGCCTTCAGGGCCCGCTCGTCCATGGCTGGGAGCTCGTCATGGACCTTCCGGAGCTCACAAAGGTAGTCCTCGGTAAAAAAATCTGCGCGGGTGGCAAGGACCTGGGCAAGCTTGATAAAGCTCACCCCCAGGGAAAGTATCTCCTCCCTAAAGGGTACAGGGGCAAGGGGACGCAGGAAAAAGAGGCTCTTTTTCCTGCGTATAAGGAGAAAGACCGTGACAAGGAGGCGAAGGACCCTCCAGACCCGAAAAGGGTTCCAGCGCCGGGGCATCAGGCTCCTTTGAGGGTTGCCTTCAGATCCTCGAAATCCTTTTTCGTAGCAAGACCGAGCTCGCTGACCTCATCCCGGAACCAGGTACGGAACTCATCCGTGCGGCCAGCAAACTCCTTTTCCGCCCGCTCCCTGGCCCTTTCGATGAACCTTTCTAGCTCGGCCCGGCCTTCCTTGCCCTTGCCGACGATGCGGTCAAACTCCTTTTCAAAGCGATCCTTGGCGAGGAGAAGTGACCCGATACCTGCATACATCACATCCTGAATCTTCATGGATGACCTCCTGAAGGCGAAACGCCACTACAACAAAACTTATGACCGACCTTCTTTTCTGTCAACCGGGCTGATTGAAGACCTTCGTGGTTCACTTATGTATGCGTCTTTTTCGTGTCTTTGGCGAAAAAATCATTATAATGCCGATGAAAAGACCCGATCTGCCTTGTGCATGGCATACGTCTACGGACGCCACCCCTGAGGGTGTGCCTGCGGCAGTGCAAACGGATGATCTGCCGATTAGTGCGCTGCATCCTTCTCCCATTCGGAGCACGCTAACCATGCATAGTTCCTCATGATTTGCGCGCCCTGCACTCGCGCTTTTTGAGCGGCATCACATCTCGGGATTTTTAGCGCGATCAGTCGTGAAACGTGAATTGACCTATCGGGCCGTCCAGGAGGCATTTTCCGCCAGGCGCCCGGACCAAAAAGTCTGGATCCTCGCCCGCCCCTATGCACCCCGGCTCATCGCTGCCGTTATGATGAGCCTCGTGATATCAGGGCTCAACGGGGCTATAGCCTGGCTCATCAAACCGGCCATGGATCTCGTCTTTATCGAGCGCAGGCATGAATTTCTCATTTATCTTCCCACTGGCGCCTTCGCCCTCTATGCCCTGCGGGGAGGGGCAGACGCAGTCCAGTCCTATCTCATGCAGACAGCGGCCTTTAAGATGGTTCGGGACCTGAGAAACGTCCTTTTCACCACCATCCTCGACATGCCGGCCTCGGAGATCGCCCGGAGGCGATCTGGCGACTTTGTCTCCCGCATCATCAATGATATCACCATCTTCTCCCGAATCCTCTCCGACAGCTCCAAAACCATACTCGTCCAGGTCCCGTCCATGATAGTACTTACGGGAGTTGCCATCTATCGGAGATGGGATCTGGCACTCCTGAGCTTTACTCTCCTTCCCTTCATCGCCCTTATAACCAGATTTCTGAGCAAGTACGCACGGAGAAAACGCCGCGAGGTCCAAGGAGTCCTCTCTGTCCTCACCCATCGAATCCAGGAGGCGGTCACCGGCATCAAGGTCGTCAAGATCTTCGGCATGCAGGGTGTCAAGTCCCACCAGTTCCAAAGGGAAAACCTTATCCACTACAGGAAAAGTGCCAGGCTCGTAAGGCTCAAGGAGATGAGCCAGTACGCCTCCGAGATCCTTGCCGGAATTGCCGTGGCCCTGATCCTCGGCTACGGAGGTCGCCTCGTCATCGCTGGGGAGATCACCTCAGGGGATTTCTTCTCCATCCTCACCGCCATCATCATGGCCTTCACACCCATGAAAAAGCTGGGGAGCTCCTATACAGCCCTTGTGGAGGCCCTCGGTGTCTTAGACCGGATAGAGGAGTTCTTTGCCATACCCATCGAACCCTCGGATGGAAAACGCGTACCGAAGCTCGTGGATGGAATCAGATTTGACAGGGTCTCCTTCCACTATCCAGGCCACATCGAGGACGTGCTCCGCGAGGTCACGTTCACCATCCCTCGGGGACGGATCACCGCGATTGTAGGCCAGAGCGGGGCAGGGAAGAGCACCCTCGCCGATCTCATCCCCCGCTTTCTCGACCCCACCTCGGGCCAGATCACCTGGAATGGCATCTCCCTGTCCGATCTTGACCTTTTAGAACTCCGACGATCCATCGCGGTCGTGAGCCAAGACATCATCCTCTTCAGCGACACGGTCCGGGAAAACATCTCGGCAGGCCGACCCGAGGCGACCTTTGAGGAGATTGAGAGGGCGGCACGTGCGGCCCAGGCCCACGACTTCATCCAAAAACTTCCTGATGGCTATGACACGGTCCTAACAGAACGTGGGCTCAATCTCTCCGGGGGCCAGCGGCAGAGGATCGCCATTGCACGGGCCATCCTCAAGGACCCAGAGCTCCTCATCCTCGACGAGGCCACGAGCGCCCTTGACACCGTCTCGGAAAAGGCCGTTCAGGAGGCACTATCCCGCGCAACGACCAACAGGACGACACTCGTTATTGCACACAGACTGAGCACCATCGTGGAAGCGGACCAGATCGTCGTCATGGACCGGGGACGCATCATCGCCACCGGGACCCATGAAGAACTCCTCGAACGGGATCCCATTTACCGCGAGATGTATGCCACATGGAAAGACAGGGAAGAAACACGCGTTTCGATCGCATCCTGATCGTCAAACCGAGCGCCATGGGGGACGTGGTCATGGCGACGATGCTCATACCGGCCATCGCATCCGCATTCCCTTTCGCCCGCATCTCCTGGCTCGTGGATCCTGCCTATGCCACCCTTCTCACTCCGAATCCACGAATCCACGAGGTGATCCCCTGGTCGAAAGGCGAGTGGGAAGGACACATGAAACGCGGAAAGGTCGCACGTCTCGTCCGTGATGTCATCCTTTTCGGAAAAGGCCTCCGAGGGCGCCGTTTCGACCTTGCCATTGATGCCCAGGGGCTCTCAAGAAGCCGGTTTCTCGCGTGGCTGAGCGGCGCTACCGAGCGCATCGGCATCGCATCCCGCGAACCAGGAGACTTTTTCATGACACATATCGTCCCCAGGGACCGATCCGACACGCGCATCGGGTCCGAATATCGTGAGATCCTCGCATACCTCGGGATCCCATCAAAAGATCCTCGCATGGATCTTTATGTGGATGGCCTGGCCGAAGTACGGGCACAGGAACTCCTTGGGACAGACGACACATCTGATCGTTTCGCCGTCCTCGCCCCCTTCACGACCCGGCCCCAGAAGCACTGGATCGCCAGTCGTTGGGTCGAGGTAACCCGTGTCCTCGAAGCATGGGGACTCGGATCCGTCATCCTGGGAGGCCCCGGAGACCGTGAGGAGGGAGAAAGGATCCGATTGGAGGCGGGCGGCAGGGTCGTCAACCTCGCCGGAAAGGCGCGACTTGCCGAAAGTGTGGCTATCGTCGCCAAATCCTCCATCGTGATCGGCGTGGATACAGGGCTCACACACATGGGGACGGCCTTCGAAAGACCCACCGTCGCCATCTTTGGTTCCACCTGTCCGTACCTGGACGCTGGCACCCGGCTAACGACCGTCCTTACTGCCCGTCTCCCCTGCTCTCCATGCAGAAGGCGCCCCACGTGCAACGGAAGCCACCCCTGCATGGAGGCCGTTACCGTGGACCATGTCTTGTCCGCGGCGCAAGAACTCCTTTCCCGTTAGGGATCGACAGGCATGCGCATCCTCCATATCGAGGCGGGAAGACACCTGTACGGCGGCGCGCTCCAGGTCCTTTATCTCCTAACGGGTCTTTCCAGCCGAGGGATCCAATCCCATCTCGTCGCTCCTCGGAAAAGCGCCATCGCCGAGCAGGCTCGTGGCGTGGCAGACAAGGTCCATGAGATCCCCATCCATGGGGAACTGGATCCCTTGCTTCCCATCCGCCTCTATTCCATACTGCGACAGGATCGGCCGGATCTGGTCCATGTCCACAGCAGAAGGGGAGTGGATCTCTGGGGTGGATTGGCGGCACGGAGCCTGGGTATCCCGGCCGTTGTCACCCGCCGTGTGGATAACCCGGAGCGACCCATCCTGGCCCGCGCAAAATACAGACTCTATGAAAGGGTCATCACCATATCCGAAGGGATCCGTCACGTGGTCCTCGCAGCCGGTGTCCCGGCCTCGAAGGTCATCTGTGTGAGAAGCGCCCTTGCTGGGGATTGGGGAGGTCCATGTGAACGAAAGTGGTTCCGGGATGCCTTTTCCATTCGGGACGGAGAGCTGGCGATCGGAACCATAGCCCAGTTTATCCCGAGAAAGGGACATCACATACTTCTGAAGGCCGCAAAAAGGATACTCGATCACTTTCCGGACACCGTCTTTCTCTTCTTGGGAAAAGGTCCTCTTGCAAAGGAAATCAAAGAGACATCCATGGCCTTGGGGTTCGGAGACCGAATCCGTTTCCTGGGATTCCGAAACGACCTTTCCCGCATCCTTCCCTGCCTTGACCTCGTGGTCCACCCCGCCCTTATGGAAGGGCTCGGTGTCTCTCTCATCCAGGCGGCTGCGTGCGGGGTGCCGATTGTCGCGACCCGTGTAGGTGGGATTCCCGAGATCGTCAGGGATGGAGACAACGGGATCCTTGTACCGCCGGGAGACTCGGTCGCCCTTGAAGAGGCGGTGATACGCCTGCTCGAGGACAGGTCGGCCAGGCAGAGGCTTGGACACCACGGGCGTCTCCTCGTCGAGAAAGAATTCGGCCTCGACCATATGGTCGAAGGGAATCTCCGGATCTATCGGGAGATTCTCGCAACAAACAGGAGAAAAGTCTGCTAAGACCCATGGTAACACCCGATTCTCGCGGAGTTACGCCGAATCTCCTTCGCACATGCCATGTACGCTGGCTATTCCCTGAATCCGTGAGATATGAACTTAACTTGGCAATTTTTCACAATAAGCCGACGTTCGGGGTATTTGTGGAGTGAGGCGCCCATGGACGGGCGCCGTCGGCAAATCTGCCCCCATGGACGGGGGCTATTTGCCGCACGGAACAAATACCCCGAACGTCGGCTCACGGATTCAGGTATTCCTCAATCCTCAGGATTTGCGCACCCATAGATCTCTATCTCCTGAATCCCTGGGATCAGCCCTTCATTAGGGAATCGAGAATGCCCCAGACCTCGCGGGTAAGGTCCTCCTTTGACCGCTTCCTGCCGTTGGAATCCGAAGTTGGAATAGGGTAACCGATCCTCACATGAATGGGCCCAGGCATGGCAAATATCCTGCCTTTGGGAAGTACTTTCCAGCTCCCGATGATGGCCACCGGAACTACAGGGCATCCGGCCTTTATGGCCACCACCGTGGCGCCAGGCTTGAAGGGACCGAGCCGTCCATGCGAACTTCTTGTACCCTCAGGGAAAACGACGACAGAAGTCCCGGAAGAGATCCTGCTTGCAGCCTCCTGAAGGCTTTTAAGGGCCTCCCGGCCTCCAGACCTGTCAACGGAGATGTAGCCCGTCTTGCGCATGGCAAGCCCTAGGAGGGGTATCCGGAAGAGCTCTTTCTTGACGAGAAAACGGAACTGGATGGGAATGGCACGATAGAGAACAGGGATATCCAGCTGGCTTGCGTGATTGCACGCAAAGACCACAGGGAGATCCCGGGGAATATTCTCCTTTCCCTCAACGGTGAGACGGACTCCTGCAGACCAAAGGACGATAGCGGCCCATATCCGACCAATTCTATGGGCAAAATCCCCTGATCCTGTAAGCAGGGATAAAATTATGGCTACCGGGGCAAGCAGACAAAACGAAACGGTGGAAATGATAGGAAATGCCAGCCTGCGCATGGATCACATGTACCTCATCCCGCAATGGCGCTCAAGGGAATTGGGAAAGGATCCCTTGACACAGAAGTCCTTATCCGAGTAAAAAAACATGTTCCATACAAATGAAAAAAGAGAGG from Deltaproteobacteria bacterium encodes the following:
- a CDS encoding YnbE family lipoprotein is translated as MIYCALLAAVLVAITSCSPRVALEAPKEPITINLNVKIDHEIRLKVDKELDTLFKEQGDLF
- a CDS encoding glycosyltransferase family 1 protein, whose protein sequence is MRILIVTDAWTPQVNGVVRTLSSTIQELERMGHEVKVIEPGGFPSIPCPTYPEIRLALASPRQVHRMITMIRPDAVHVATEGPLGIAARIGCARAGIPFTTSFATRFPDYIHARFRIPPTFTFKLLRWFHSPSQAVMVATEALRLELEGQGMRNVVLWGRGVDTELFRPRTKAFLDAPRPILLYVGRVAVEKNITAFLDLPLKGTKYVVGDGPQLHKLKRSYPDVRFVGARHGEELARYYAAADVLVMPSLTETFGLVMLEALASGVPVAAYPAQGPKAVLGDSGAGCLDNDLARAVEQAITIPPERCREHAKRYSWEAVTRRFIANLAPVGPRQAASAIF
- a CDS encoding YdbH domain-containing protein, with protein sequence MEGDRVLVRAEGLRLTGLYPLRWELKALEGRSSPSGGDVDWGKVLDRLSYLPPMDVSIGQLFLPSVPPLAINIHQGGGRWGLHAEQQGGRLDAQMDLEGGGWQVDGVFSLAEVHAHMSGQAVFTGSGRFHRDGWTGRMALALRGAGRVEGGAAADADMEMDLDAGGWRVRGALVSPVGFAGGWTVRAGHVFAASKTFDAVEEIRVDLAAEGPKGRLDIEARWEGEVGLGAGSLVVRKAGTANLSAIGPDSALVLELPASGLLGPDRHGTAGLKGHVHGRPFDGTLTFQREAAAWSGVLHAQGGLWPFAKGGGISLHLPWRLEGESMVFSTGGRIALEEGLIGNILVRPVNMRPLTEVHLGTDGLKGRLELNASGVLSPRWILPSVKGELKLDGMKGDMALYVPMWGTRAQVSARLDGPEPRGAFNLQSPVVTGMAQGLNIIARSGSLGAEGTWKLGASCEVAVDFRLEDGSFDMGGISIQGVFLAGRMDFSQGRLRLTGTRPFSISRVGLGRDITDIAGSWSYVDGRWELNGLRASALGGTFSGARLTYPARDFETIEAADIDLSQFAFLQERPVVELAGRLEGEVPVRVDAQGVAVRKAWFRNKGPLTLRIPPGTGAWEMAEANAALRVALDTLSTLHVESLEARMDMPPDGWVDARFTVKGYNPSRGNIPVVLNYTHRENLFDLLRCLRMGQEVTEGVLRRTKP
- a CDS encoding 1-acyl-sn-glycerol-3-phosphate acyltransferase; the protein is MRRLAFPIISTVSFCLLAPVAIILSLLTGSGDFAHRIGRIWAAIVLWSAGVRLTVEGKENIPRDLPVVFACNHASQLDIPVLYRAIPIQFRFLVKKELFRIPLLGLAMRKTGYISVDRSGGREALKSLQEAASRISSGTSVVVFPEGTRSSHGRLGPFKPGATVVAIKAGCPVVPVAIIGSWKVLPKGRIFAMPGPIHVRIGYPIPTSDSNGRKRSKEDLTREVWGILDSLMKG
- a CDS encoding ABC transporter ATP-binding protein/permease, with protein sequence MKRELTYRAVQEAFSARRPDQKVWILARPYAPRLIAAVMMSLVISGLNGAIAWLIKPAMDLVFIERRHEFLIYLPTGAFALYALRGGADAVQSYLMQTAAFKMVRDLRNVLFTTILDMPASEIARRRSGDFVSRIINDITIFSRILSDSSKTILVQVPSMIVLTGVAIYRRWDLALLSFTLLPFIALITRFLSKYARRKRREVQGVLSVLTHRIQEAVTGIKVVKIFGMQGVKSHQFQRENLIHYRKSARLVRLKEMSQYASEILAGIAVALILGYGGRLVIAGEITSGDFFSILTAIIMAFTPMKKLGSSYTALVEALGVLDRIEEFFAIPIEPSDGKRVPKLVDGIRFDRVSFHYPGHIEDVLREVTFTIPRGRITAIVGQSGAGKSTLADLIPRFLDPTSGQITWNGISLSDLDLLELRRSIAVVSQDIILFSDTVRENISAGRPEATFEEIERAARAAQAHDFIQKLPDGYDTVLTERGLNLSGGQRQRIAIARAILKDPELLILDEATSALDTVSEKAVQEALSRATTNRTTLVIAHRLSTIVEADQIVVMDRGRIIATGTHEELLERDPIYREMYATWKDREETRVSIAS
- a CDS encoding glycosyltransferase family 9 protein, with product MERQGRNTRFDRILIVKPSAMGDVVMATMLIPAIASAFPFARISWLVDPAYATLLTPNPRIHEVIPWSKGEWEGHMKRGKVARLVRDVILFGKGLRGRRFDLAIDAQGLSRSRFLAWLSGATERIGIASREPGDFFMTHIVPRDRSDTRIGSEYREILAYLGIPSKDPRMDLYVDGLAEVRAQELLGTDDTSDRFAVLAPFTTRPQKHWIASRWVEVTRVLEAWGLGSVILGGPGDREEGERIRLEAGGRVVNLAGKARLAESVAIVAKSSIVIGVDTGLTHMGTAFERPTVAIFGSTCPYLDAGTRLTTVLTARLPCSPCRRRPTCNGSHPCMEAVTVDHVLSAAQELLSR
- a CDS encoding YdbL family protein produces the protein MFLAIGVWVTPAIVYALDLEQAKAQGLVGEQPDGYLGVVKATPEVVALVADINKKRRAAYEDIARKNGITVEQVAVLAGEKAIARTAQGSFIRTPDGRWIRK
- a CDS encoding AarF/ABC1/UbiB kinase family protein; amino-acid sequence: MPRRWNPFRVWRVLRLLVTVFLLIRRKKSLFFLRPLAPVPFREEILSLGVSFIKLAQVLATRADFFTEDYLCELRKVHDELPAMDERALKASMKAAFGKTPPFRSFEETPIASATIGQVHRAFLADGTEVAVKLRRWGVERLIQDDISILSAILYVLRPFLSNQTRNSIDAVISEFSAMIVREADLQIELENLKKFRKEYQCEGIAFPGFYEEYSNSHVLVMTFEQGVRIDDREAVERLGISGEEIVRRLVLFYTEQMLIRGFFHSDPHPGNILVREDGTLVFLDFGMVKRISSGTRIAMIEMAKSAHERDYERYIAACKRLGVVSASAPDAVMYEFSERMFDIFSSEHLTSASMQELAFEVLASMRIFPFKLPPEVVYVTRASSLVEGLGTVYKENFNGVKDILPILVKNLPRALGAETSLVHAALQEAMDLPLTVHRAKTLLANLSDGNQYIRISPETLEIVSDWVRASLRPLVSGILIIMCAFFLLALGIPYAKAWASALFVLGSIRLLSAIR
- a CDS encoding glycosyltransferase; the protein is MRILHIEAGRHLYGGALQVLYLLTGLSSRGIQSHLVAPRKSAIAEQARGVADKVHEIPIHGELDPLLPIRLYSILRQDRPDLVHVHSRRGVDLWGGLAARSLGIPAVVTRRVDNPERPILARAKYRLYERVITISEGIRHVVLAAGVPASKVICVRSALAGDWGGPCERKWFRDAFSIRDGELAIGTIAQFIPRKGHHILLKAAKRILDHFPDTVFLFLGKGPLAKEIKETSMALGFGDRIRFLGFRNDLSRILPCLDLVVHPALMEGLGVSLIQAAACGVPIVATRVGGIPEIVRDGDNGILVPPGDSVALEEAVIRLLEDRSARQRLGHHGRLLVEKEFGLDHMVEGNLRIYREILATNRRKVC